The following nucleotide sequence is from Planctomycetia bacterium.
TTCGGCCGGAAAGGTTCCGCAGACGTACATGGTCAAAGAGATCAACCGCTCTTAGCTTGATTGCATGTGCCCATGCCCATCCCTCAGTTCCACGAAATCTTTCTCCCGCTCCTGCGTCGCTCCGCCGACGGCCGGGAGTGGACGCTCGCCGCCCTCCGCGGCCCGGTCGCCGACGACTTCGGCCTGACCGACGCCGAACGGGTGGAGCTGGTGCCCAGCAACACGCAGTCGTGATTCGTGAACCGCCTCTGCTGGGCCAAGATCCATCTCGAACGGGCCGGGCTCCTCACCCGTGTCCGCCGCGGCGTGTTCACAATCTCCGATGTCGGTCGATCCGTCCTCGCGGAAAACCCCGCCACGATCGACATCGCCTTCCTCGACCGCTACGAGACCTACCGCGAGTTTCGCCACCGCCGCACGACCGATCACGACGGCGGCGGCCAGCCCGAGCCGCCACCCGAAACGACGACCGAGACCCCCGAGGCCGTCCTCGAACGGGCCCACGAGACGCTCAACGACGAACTCGCCGCCGAGCTGCTCGACGAAATCGCCGACCACACCCCCGCGATCTTCGAGAAGGTCGTGCTCGACCTCATGAGAGCCATGGGCTACGGCGGCTGGGGCGACGCCGCCGGCCGGCTCACCAGCGCCGGGGCCGACGAAGGAATTGACGGCCTGGTCCACCTCAGACAGCAACATGGTGCAGCGGCACCTTGGCGACATGCCTCCAACTCTGCACCACACCAGTCGGGGCGACAGGACTTGAACCTGCGATGTAAGCCAGTTTCACGACGCTGAAAGCGGTCGCTGCGCCTCAAAATGGGCGTCAGTCTCCCGATCCGAGCAGACGCGCCCCTGTTCGCTCCAGAATCGAAGAACGTCTGGGCAGATGTCGAATCCATTCGGCCAGGTCACGACGCCATCTTCGAGTCGTACGGCTGAAAATGTAGCGCCGTCGCGAAGCGGCTCAACGACTGGCCCAGCGTGCTCGGCCAGAAAAATGGCGAAATCCAAAACGGCAGTCAAGGCATCGGCATAGACAACCTCCAGCCGATAACTGCCCACATCGCGAATGCGGACCACTGAGCTTCTCATGTCAGCGGATCGATCTTGGTCAAGGGGAGCGACTTCTCACGTCGCACCCAGTTATCTTCGAGTTCCAATCCGATGCAGCTCGGCCCACTCCTTCACCAGTGCGGCAGCCCGCCGAGGCAAACTTCCGCCAATCACTTCACCAGTGGCGATCTCGACCTGGGCCTCGTCTTCACCGTACGTCGCGTGAAAATGCGGAGGAGCATGATCCACGAAAGTCATCGTGATCCTCACGCCGTAAAACCGCGACAACTCGGGCATCTCTCGAGCCTCTGCGTCACGGGATGCCACCTTCCAGTCGGGGCGACAGGACTTGAACCTGCGACCTCTTGACCCCCAGTCAAGCGCGCTAGCCAGACTGCGCCACGCCCCGAATCCATCAACGACCGGCTCCGCTCACGCGAGACCAACCGCCGACCTCCACACTATCGCAGAACCAGGCCCGCCCTTCAACACGAGTTCGTCCCGTCGCAGCCGCGTCACTCGCCGACCGACAAATCCGCACGAATCGCCGGCCGGCGGCCCGCCACCTCGAGCGCCGCCTTCAGCCCCCCGGCCACGAGACCCACGTCGCTCGCCAGCGCCACGAGCCCAAACCCCTGCGCGATCCGCCGGGCCATGTCCTCGCTCCCACGCGCCATGATCCCGCACTGCTTGCCCGCGGCGCGAATCACGTCCTTCACCCGCAGAATCTCCTCCGCCACGCCAGGCCCCTCCCACTGGCCACGATGACCAAACGAACTCGACAGATCCGACGGCCCGAACATGAACAGTTCGACGCCGTCCACCGCGGCCAGTTCGTGCGCCTGCGCAGCCCCCTGCCGCGTCTCGATCAGCGGCACCACCAGCACGTGGTCGTTCGCCTCGGCGACGTGCTCCGCCACCGCCTGGCCCCAGCCCGTCGCCCGCTCGCCACCGATGCCCCGCTGCCCCTGCGGCGGATAGCGGGCGAACGACACCGCCTGCCGCACCTGCTCCGCCGTCTCCATCCACGGCACCACCACGCCGTCGGCGCCGAGGTCGAGCGCCCGCTTCACGAGCGCCGCATCAAGCGCCGCGATCCGCACGAGCGTCACCATGCGGCTCCGCACCGCCGCCCGGAGATGGCCCACGATCTCCTGCCAGTCGAGCTGCCCATGCTCCGCGTCGATCACCACCCAGTCCACGCCGAGCGCCACGGCAATCTCGACGACCGCCGGACTCTCCAGCGTCACCCAGAACCCAAGCGCCGGCTCACCGGCGGCAAGGCGGCGACGCAACGCGTTGATGGCGGGGACATTCATGCGGCGAGAGTATAGGCAAAGTGACCAAAACCCGCGGTCCGCCTCCGCCCCTCGCACGCCCGGCGAGCCCCCGGCACAATCTCGGCAAACATCCCCGAACAGGCAGACATGACCATGCACCACTCGACCTCCTTCTCCGCGCGGCTCGTCGCCGCCATCCGCGATCGGCGCACGCCCGCCTGCATCGGCCTCGACCCGCGCCGCGAATCGCTCCCCCCGGCCCTCGCCGCACCGGCCTCGGCTGATCCGGCGACCGTCGCCGCGACCTTCACCCGCTTCTGCCGCGACGTGATCGACGTCGTCGCGCCCCTCGTGCCGATCGTCAAGCCGCAGCTCGCCTGCTTCGAGGCCCTCGGGCCCCACGGCATGACCGCCCTCGCCGACGTCATCGCCCACGCCCACGCCAAGAACCTGCTCGTCCTCGCCGACGGCAAGCGCGGCGACATCGGCTCCACCGCCGAGGCCTACGCCGACGGCTGGCTCGCCGGCCCGTGGGCCGCCGACGCCCTGACCGTCAACCCGTACCTCGGCCTCGACTCCATCGAGCCGTTCGTCAAGACCGCCACCGCCCGCGGCGCCGGCATCTTCATCCTCGTGAAGACGTCGAACCCCGGCAGCAAGGACTTTCAGGACCTGCACACCGACGGCCGCACCCTCTACGAGCACGTCGCCGCGGGCGTCGAAGCGCTCGCCGCCCGCACCGCCGGCGGCGACACCTACGGGGCCGTCGGCGCGGTCGTCGGCGCCACCTGGCCGCGACAGCTCGACGAGCTCCGCGCTGCGATGCCGCACACCTGGATCCTCGTCCCCGGCTTCGGCAAGCAGGGTGGCCGGGCTGCCGACGTCCGCGGCGCCTTTCATGCCGACGGCCTCGGCGCCCTCGTCGTCAGCGCCCGCGACGTGATCTTCGCCCATTCACGGCCGGAGATGAACGCCGGCCTCGCGGATGGCCAGTGGCAGACCGCCGTGGACCGGGCCTGCCGCGACATGATCGAGCGGCTCGCCGCCGACACCCCCGCCGGCAGCCTCTGACCACGGCTCGCCGCAACTCGGAGCGGTTCAGGCCCGCGCCGCCGCCAGCAGCTGGCTGACCAGCGGCAGGAGCTGCTTCTTGCGGCTCACGATTCCCTTCAGGGAATACAGACCGCGGTCGAGCCGCGGATAGTTCGTCTCCTCCCAGGCGTCCGACTCGCGCGACAAGAGCAGGAGCGAGCCGTTGGTGACGACGTCGGTCACGAGCAGCGCCGAGAAATCGAGCCGCTGCCGGGTGGCGAACTCCTCCAGCGCCGTCCGCAGCTCCTCCTTCCGCTCCCAAAAGAGGTCGAAGCCCGTCTCTTCGATCTGCGAGATCGAGAACCGCACCCCCTGCTCGCTGAACTCCTTGCAGTCTTCGCGGATCACCTCCGCCGGCTTGCTCGACCGCAGCGCCGAGCCGATCTCGAAAAAATCCCGGGCATACGCCTCGAGGTCGACGCCGCACAGGCCCGCGAGCCAGCCGAGGATCTCGCGATCGGTGTCGGTGGTCGTCGGCGAGCGGAGGTGGAGCGTGTCGGAGATGATTCCCGACGCCATGCAGAGCGCGATCCCCGGCTCGGGGCGGATCCCCGCCGCGCGGAACTGCCGGGCCACCAGCGTGCAGGTCGAGCCCACCGGCTCGTTGATGAATCGGATCGGCTGCGTGCTCTTCAGGCCGCCGCCGAGCCGATGGTGGTCGAGCACCTCGACGATCTCCGCCTCGTCGGCCCCGGCCACCGCCTGCCCGAGCTCGTTGTGGTCCACGAGCACGAGCCGTGGCCGCGGCGGGCTGATGAGGTCGCTCTTGAAGGCCAGCCCGACCAGCCGGCCGTCGTCACCGACAACCGGAAACACCGGCTGGGCCGACCGCTCCGCCAGCGCCCGGGCCTCGGCCACCGGCGCCTTCGCCGGCACCGTGACGACGCTCGTCTCGACGACCGGGTCGACGAACTGCGACGACTTCAGCCGCAGCGTCGTGTTCACCGTGTCGAACGGGCTCACGATCACCGACACGCCGCGCAGCCGGGCCAGGTCGGCGAGCCCCGAGGAGAGCCGGAATCCTCCCGTGAGCACGATCGCCCGCACGCCATGCTCGATCGCCGGGAGCTGGATCGTCGGCCGGTCGCCACAGACCACGATCAGCCGGTGGTTGGGGAGTTTTTCCATCCGCTCCGTGAACCCCTCGGCGCTCATCGCCCCGACCATCACCAGGAGTTCGTCATGCCGCAGCGGGTCGATGGCGTGCTGGAACTCGCCTCCCAGCACGGTGCGGATCTTGTCGAGGCTCGTCGTCACCGTCCGGGCGCGGAGCGGATCGCCGCCGTCGTGAAAGAACAGGTCCATGAGCTCGAGCACGGAGAGCACGCCCACGACCCGCCGGTCGGCGTCGATCACCGGGATCGCCCGCAGGTCCCCCTCCTTCATCCGCAGCCAGGCCTCGTGGAACGAGTCGCCGAACGACGCCGTCACCACCTGCCGCCGGCAGACGTCCTCGACCTGCGGCCGGACGTCCATCACCATCCGCGGCGCGGCGAGCCCGGCCCGCTCGAGCACGTGCTCCGTCCGCTTGTTCGGCGGCCCGCAGCAGCAGGCCACCGCGTCGGGCCGGGTGGTCCTGCGCAACAGGTCGGCGTAGGCGAGGGCCGAGCAGATGGCGTCGGTGTCGGGGTTGCGATGCCCGAAGACGAGGGTGCTCATGGGGGCTTGGTCAGACCTCGCCCGGAGCCTGCAGCCAGCAGGCGAGCGACGGATCCCAGGACTGGATCTCGTCGGGCTTGAAGTAGATGCCGATCTCGCGGGCGGCCGACTCGGGGGAGTCGGAGGCGTGGACGAGGTTCATCTGCCGGCTCGCCGAGTAGTCGCCGCGGATCGTGCCCGCGGCGGCCTTGAGGCCGCTCGTGGCCCCGAGCATCTCGCGAACGACGCGGATCACCTCCGGCCCGGCGAAGATCGTCGCCACCACGGGAGACGCCGTGATGAACTCCTCGAGCCCAGGATAGAACGGCTTCTCGACATGCTCGGCATAGTGCTGGCGGGCGAGGGCGGGCGTGACCCGCAGCATCTTCATCGCCACCAGCCGCAGCCCCTTCTCCTCGAACCGCGACAGGATCCTGCCGAGCAGCCCGCGCTCCAGGCAGTCGGGCTTGAACATCACGAACGTCCGCTCCATCGCTTCATCATCTCCGGGGTGGGCGTGTGCCGCCTGCGGGCACGCGTCGAGAAGGGTAATAACAGAACGTTGGCCGCGCGCCAGCACCGGCTTCGACGGCCGCGAAAGTGTACGCCCGCCGCTGCGCAGCCGACAACCGTTCGCCTTGCACCGCCGGCCACGTCCCCCTACCCTCCCGCCGCCATGAACCGCCACCCGCCCCACTCGCGGCCGCTGCCTGCCAGCCTGCGGACCGCGCTGCTCCTCCTCGGCATCGGCTGCGCGACCGGCACGGCCTCCGGTCAGACCACAGGCGTGCCCCCCGAACTGCTGGGCGGATTCACCCGCGGCGTGCAGCCGCTGCTGCTCAACAAGTGCGCGGCCGGCGCCTGTCACGGCGGCAGTGCCGCCCACGAACCGCGGCTGCGCCGCAGCGACGTCCACGGGACGATCGACCGGCAGAGCACGCTTGCCAACCTCGACACGTTCCTGTCCATGCTCGGGCCGGACCGCGATCCGCAGCCCCTCGTCGACCTGCTGTCCGTCCGGCACCCGCGGGAGCCGGCCAACCGCCGGCTCGTGATGAAGCCGCTGACGGCG
It contains:
- a CDS encoding 2,4-dihydroxyhept-2-ene-1,7-dioic acid aldolase, translated to MNVPAINALRRRLAAGEPALGFWVTLESPAVVEIAVALGVDWVVIDAEHGQLDWQEIVGHLRAAVRSRMVTLVRIAALDAALVKRALDLGADGVVVPWMETAEQVRQAVSFARYPPQGQRGIGGERATGWGQAVAEHVAEANDHVLVVPLIETRQGAAQAHELAAVDGVELFMFGPSDLSSSFGHRGQWEGPGVAEEILRVKDVIRAAGKQCGIMARGSEDMARRIAQGFGLVALASDVGLVAGGLKAALEVAGRRPAIRADLSVGE
- the ndk gene encoding nucleoside diphosphate kinase, which gives rise to MERTFVMFKPDCLERGLLGRILSRFEEKGLRLVAMKMLRVTPALARQHYAEHVEKPFYPGLEEFITASPVVATIFAGPEVIRVVREMLGATSGLKAAAGTIRGDYSASRQMNLVHASDSPESAAREIGIYFKPDEIQSWDPSLACWLQAPGEV
- the pyrF gene encoding orotidine 5'-phosphate decarboxylase, whose translation is MHHSTSFSARLVAAIRDRRTPACIGLDPRRESLPPALAAPASADPATVAATFTRFCRDVIDVVAPLVPIVKPQLACFEALGPHGMTALADVIAHAHAKNLLVLADGKRGDIGSTAEAYADGWLAGPWAADALTVNPYLGLDSIEPFVKTATARGAGIFILVKTSNPGSKDFQDLHTDGRTLYEHVAAGVEALAARTAGGDTYGAVGAVVGATWPRQLDELRAAMPHTWILVPGFGKQGGRAADVRGAFHADGLGALVVSARDVIFAHSRPEMNAGLADGQWQTAVDRACRDMIERLAADTPAGSL
- a CDS encoding hypothetical protein (possible pseudo, internal stop codon), with protein sequence MNRLCWAKIHLERAGLLTRVRRGVFTISDVGRSVLAENPATIDIAFLDRYETYREFRHRRTTDHDGGGQPEPPPETTTETPEAVLERAHETLNDELAAELLDEIADHTPAIFEKVVLDLMRAMGYGGWGDAAGRLTSAGADEGIDGLVHLRQQHGAAAPWRHASNSAPHQSGRQDLNLRCKPVSRR
- the ppaC gene encoding manganese-dependent inorganic pyrophosphatase codes for the protein MSTLVFGHRNPDTDAICSALAYADLLRRTTRPDAVACCCGPPNKRTEHVLERAGLAAPRMVMDVRPQVEDVCRRQVVTASFGDSFHEAWLRMKEGDLRAIPVIDADRRVVGVLSVLELMDLFFHDGGDPLRARTVTTSLDKIRTVLGGEFQHAIDPLRHDELLVMVGAMSAEGFTERMEKLPNHRLIVVCGDRPTIQLPAIEHGVRAIVLTGGFRLSSGLADLARLRGVSVIVSPFDTVNTTLRLKSSQFVDPVVETSVVTVPAKAPVAEARALAERSAQPVFPVVGDDGRLVGLAFKSDLISPPRPRLVLVDHNELGQAVAGADEAEIVEVLDHHRLGGGLKSTQPIRFINEPVGSTCTLVARQFRAAGIRPEPGIALCMASGIISDTLHLRSPTTTDTDREILGWLAGLCGVDLEAYARDFFEIGSALRSSKPAEVIREDCKEFSEQGVRFSISQIEETGFDLFWERKEELRTALEEFATRQRLDFSALLVTDVVTNGSLLLLSRESDAWEETNYPRLDRGLYSLKGIVSRKKQLLPLVSQLLAAARA